A region of Homo sapiens chromosome 17, GRCh38.p14 Primary Assembly DNA encodes the following proteins:
- the KAT7 gene encoding histone acetyltransferase KAT7 isoform 4 (isoform 4 is encoded by transcript variant 4) has product MPRRKRNAGSSSDGTEDSDFSTDLEHTDSSESDGTSRRSARVTRSSARLSQSSQDSSPVRNLQSFGTEEPAYSTRRVTRSQQQPTPVTPKKYPLRQTRSSGSETEQVVDFSDRGHLTGKHERHFSISGCPLYHNLSADECKAPTERQLRYKEKVAELRKKRNSGLSKEQKEKYMEHRQTYGNTREPLLENLTSEYDLDLFRRAQARASEDLEKLRLQGQITEGSNMIKTIAFGRYELDTWYHSPYPEEYARLGRLYMCEFCLKYMKSQTILRRHMAKCVWKHPPGDEIYRKGSISVFEVDGKKNKIYCQNLCLLAKLFLDHKTLYYDVEPFLFYVMTEADNTGCHLIGYFSKEKNSFLNYNVSCILTMPQYMRQGYGKMLIDFSYLLSKVEEKVGSPERPLSDLGLISYRSYWKEVLLRYLHNFQGKEISIKEISQETAVNPVDIVSTLQALQMLKYWKGKHLVLKRQDLIDEWIAKEAKRSNSNKTMDPSCLKWTPPKGT; this is encoded by the exons ATGCCGCGAAGGAAG AGGAATGCAGGCAGTAGTTCAGATGGAACCGAAGATTCCGATTTTTCTACAGATCTCGAGCACACAGACAGTTCAGAAAGTGATGGCACATCCCGACGATCTGCTCGAGTCACCCGCTCCTCAGCCAGGCTAAGCCAGAGTTCTCAAG ATTCCAGTCCTGTTCGAAATCTGCAGTCTTTTGGCACTGAGGAGCCTGCTTACTCTACCAGAAGAGTGACCCGTAGTCAGCAGCAGCCTACCCCAGTGACACCGAAAAAATACCCTCTTCGGCAGACTCGTTCATCTGGTTCAGAAACTGAGCAAGTGGTTGATTTTTCAGATAGAG GACACCTTACAGGAAAACATGAGAGACATTTCTCCATCTCAGGATGCCCACTGTATCATAACCTCTCAGCTGACGAATGCAAG gCACCAACGGAGAGACAGCTTCGATATAAGGAAAAAGTGGCTGAactcaggaagaaaagaaattctggactgagcaaagaacagaaagagaaatatatg GAACACAGACAGACCTATGGGAACACACGGGAACCTCTTTTAGAAAACCTGACAAGCGAGTATGACTTGGATCTTTTCCGAAGAGCACAAGCCCGGGCTTCAGAGGATTTG GAGAAGTTAAGGCTGCAAGGCCAAATCACAGAGGGAAGCAACATGATTAAAACAATTGCTTTTGGCCGCTATGAGCTTGATACCTGGTATCATTCTCCATATCCTGAAGAATATGCACGGCTGGGACGTCTCTATATGTGTGaattctgtttaaaatatatgaagagcCAAACGATACTCCGCCGGCACATG GCCAAATGTGTGTGGAAACACCCACCTGGTGATGAGATATATCGCAAAGGTTCAATCTCTGTGTTTGAAGTGGATGGCAAGAAAAACAAG ATCTACTGCCAAAACCTGTGCCTGTTGGCCAAACTTTTTCTGGACCACAAGACATTATATTATGATGTGGAGCCCTTCCTGTTCTATGTTATGACAGAGGCGGACAACACTGGCTGTCACCTGATTGGATATTTTTCTAAG GAAAAGAATTCATTCCTCAACTACAACGTCTCCTGTATCCTTACTATGCCTCAGTACATGAGACAGGGCTATGGCAAGATGCTTATTGATTTCA GTTATTTGCTTTCCAAAGTCGAAGAAAAAGTTGGCTCCCCAGAACGTCCACTCTCAGATCTGGGGCTTATAAGCTATCGCAGTTACTGGAAAGAAGTACTTCTCCGCTACCTGCATAATTTTCAAGGCAAAGAGATTTCTATCAAAG AAATCAGTCAGGAGACGGCTGTGAATCCTGTGGACATTGTCAGCACTCTGCAAGCCCTTCAGATGCTCAAATACTGGAAGGGAAAACACCTAGTTTTAAAGAGACAG GACCTGATTGATGAGTGGATAGCCAAAGAGGCCAAAAGGTCCAACTCCAATAAAACCATGGATCCCAGCTGCTTAAAATGGACCCCTCCCAAGGGCACTTAA
- the KAT7 gene encoding histone acetyltransferase KAT7 isoform 6 (isoform 6 is encoded by transcript variant 6) — translation MPRRKRNAGSSSDGTEDSDFSTDLEHTDSSESDGTSRRSARVTRSSARLSQSSQDSSPVRNLQSFGTEEPAYSTRRVTRSQQQPTPVTPKKYPLRQTRSSGSETEQVVDFSDRGHLTGKHERHFSISGCPLYHNLSADECKVRAQSRDKQIEERMLSHRQDDNNRHATRHQAPTERQLRYKEKVAELRKKRNSGLSKEQKEKYMEHRQTYGNTREPLLENLTSEYDLDLFRRAQARASEDLEKLRLQGQITEGSNMIKTIAFGRYELDTWYHSPYPEEYARLGRLYMCEFCLKYMKSQTILRRHMAKCVWKHPPGDEIYRKGSISVFEVDGKKNKIYCQNLCLLAKLFLDHKTLYYDVEPFLFYVMTEADNTGCHLIGYFSKEKNSFLNYNVSCILTMPQYMRQGYGKMLIDFSYLLSKVEEKVGSPERPLSDLGLISYRSYWKEVLLRYLHNFQGKEISIKEISQETAVNPVDIVSTLQALQMLKYWKGKHLVLKRQDLIDEWIAKEAKRSNSNKTMDPSCLKWTPPKGT, via the exons ATGCCGCGAAGGAAG AGGAATGCAGGCAGTAGTTCAGATGGAACCGAAGATTCCGATTTTTCTACAGATCTCGAGCACACAGACAGTTCAGAAAGTGATGGCACATCCCGACGATCTGCTCGAGTCACCCGCTCCTCAGCCAGGCTAAGCCAGAGTTCTCAAG ATTCCAGTCCTGTTCGAAATCTGCAGTCTTTTGGCACTGAGGAGCCTGCTTACTCTACCAGAAGAGTGACCCGTAGTCAGCAGCAGCCTACCCCAGTGACACCGAAAAAATACCCTCTTCGGCAGACTCGTTCATCTGGTTCAGAAACTGAGCAAGTGGTTGATTTTTCAGATAGAG GACACCTTACAGGAAAACATGAGAGACATTTCTCCATCTCAGGATGCCCACTGTATCATAACCTCTCAGCTGACGAATGCAAG GTGAGAGCACAGAGCCGGGATAAGCAGATAGAAGAAAGGATGCTGTCTCACAGGCAAGATGACAACAACAGGCATGCAACCAGGCACCAG gCACCAACGGAGAGACAGCTTCGATATAAGGAAAAAGTGGCTGAactcaggaagaaaagaaattctggactgagcaaagaacagaaagagaaatatatg GAACACAGACAGACCTATGGGAACACACGGGAACCTCTTTTAGAAAACCTGACAAGCGAGTATGACTTGGATCTTTTCCGAAGAGCACAAGCCCGGGCTTCAGAGGATTTG GAGAAGTTAAGGCTGCAAGGCCAAATCACAGAGGGAAGCAACATGATTAAAACAATTGCTTTTGGCCGCTATGAGCTTGATACCTGGTATCATTCTCCATATCCTGAAGAATATGCACGGCTGGGACGTCTCTATATGTGTGaattctgtttaaaatatatgaagagcCAAACGATACTCCGCCGGCACATG GCCAAATGTGTGTGGAAACACCCACCTGGTGATGAGATATATCGCAAAGGTTCAATCTCTGTGTTTGAAGTGGATGGCAAGAAAAACAAG ATCTACTGCCAAAACCTGTGCCTGTTGGCCAAACTTTTTCTGGACCACAAGACATTATATTATGATGTGGAGCCCTTCCTGTTCTATGTTATGACAGAGGCGGACAACACTGGCTGTCACCTGATTGGATATTTTTCTAAG GAAAAGAATTCATTCCTCAACTACAACGTCTCCTGTATCCTTACTATGCCTCAGTACATGAGACAGGGCTATGGCAAGATGCTTATTGATTTCA GTTATTTGCTTTCCAAAGTCGAAGAAAAAGTTGGCTCCCCAGAACGTCCACTCTCAGATCTGGGGCTTATAAGCTATCGCAGTTACTGGAAAGAAGTACTTCTCCGCTACCTGCATAATTTTCAAGGCAAAGAGATTTCTATCAAAG AAATCAGTCAGGAGACGGCTGTGAATCCTGTGGACATTGTCAGCACTCTGCAAGCCCTTCAGATGCTCAAATACTGGAAGGGAAAACACCTAGTTTTAAAGAGACAG GACCTGATTGATGAGTGGATAGCCAAAGAGGCCAAAAGGTCCAACTCCAATAAAACCATGGATCCCAGCTGCTTAAAATGGACCCCTCCCAAGGGCACTTAA
- the KAT7 gene encoding histone acetyltransferase KAT7 isoform 3 (isoform 3 is encoded by transcript variant 3): MPRRKRNAGSSSDGTEDSDFSTDLEHTDSSESDGTSRRSARVTRSSARLSQSSQGHLTGKHERHFSISGCPLYHNLSADECKVRAQSRDKQIEERMLSHRQDDNNRHATRHQAPTERQLRYKEKVAELRKKRNSGLSKEQKEKYMEHRQTYGNTREPLLENLTSEYDLDLFRRAQARASEDLEKLRLQGQITEGSNMIKTIAFGRYELDTWYHSPYPEEYARLGRLYMCEFCLKYMKSQTILRRHMAKCVWKHPPGDEIYRKGSISVFEVDGKKNKIYCQNLCLLAKLFLDHKTLYYDVEPFLFYVMTEADNTGCHLIGYFSKEKNSFLNYNVSCILTMPQYMRQGYGKMLIDFSYLLSKVEEKVGSPERPLSDLGLISYRSYWKEVLLRYLHNFQGKEISIKEISQETAVNPVDIVSTLQALQMLKYWKGKHLVLKRQDLIDEWIAKEAKRSNSNKTMDPSCLKWTPPKGT; the protein is encoded by the exons ATGCCGCGAAGGAAG AGGAATGCAGGCAGTAGTTCAGATGGAACCGAAGATTCCGATTTTTCTACAGATCTCGAGCACACAGACAGTTCAGAAAGTGATGGCACATCCCGACGATCTGCTCGAGTCACCCGCTCCTCAGCCAGGCTAAGCCAGAGTTCTCAAG GACACCTTACAGGAAAACATGAGAGACATTTCTCCATCTCAGGATGCCCACTGTATCATAACCTCTCAGCTGACGAATGCAAG GTGAGAGCACAGAGCCGGGATAAGCAGATAGAAGAAAGGATGCTGTCTCACAGGCAAGATGACAACAACAGGCATGCAACCAGGCACCAG gCACCAACGGAGAGACAGCTTCGATATAAGGAAAAAGTGGCTGAactcaggaagaaaagaaattctggactgagcaaagaacagaaagagaaatatatg GAACACAGACAGACCTATGGGAACACACGGGAACCTCTTTTAGAAAACCTGACAAGCGAGTATGACTTGGATCTTTTCCGAAGAGCACAAGCCCGGGCTTCAGAGGATTTG GAGAAGTTAAGGCTGCAAGGCCAAATCACAGAGGGAAGCAACATGATTAAAACAATTGCTTTTGGCCGCTATGAGCTTGATACCTGGTATCATTCTCCATATCCTGAAGAATATGCACGGCTGGGACGTCTCTATATGTGTGaattctgtttaaaatatatgaagagcCAAACGATACTCCGCCGGCACATG GCCAAATGTGTGTGGAAACACCCACCTGGTGATGAGATATATCGCAAAGGTTCAATCTCTGTGTTTGAAGTGGATGGCAAGAAAAACAAG ATCTACTGCCAAAACCTGTGCCTGTTGGCCAAACTTTTTCTGGACCACAAGACATTATATTATGATGTGGAGCCCTTCCTGTTCTATGTTATGACAGAGGCGGACAACACTGGCTGTCACCTGATTGGATATTTTTCTAAG GAAAAGAATTCATTCCTCAACTACAACGTCTCCTGTATCCTTACTATGCCTCAGTACATGAGACAGGGCTATGGCAAGATGCTTATTGATTTCA GTTATTTGCTTTCCAAAGTCGAAGAAAAAGTTGGCTCCCCAGAACGTCCACTCTCAGATCTGGGGCTTATAAGCTATCGCAGTTACTGGAAAGAAGTACTTCTCCGCTACCTGCATAATTTTCAAGGCAAAGAGATTTCTATCAAAG AAATCAGTCAGGAGACGGCTGTGAATCCTGTGGACATTGTCAGCACTCTGCAAGCCCTTCAGATGCTCAAATACTGGAAGGGAAAACACCTAGTTTTAAAGAGACAG GACCTGATTGATGAGTGGATAGCCAAAGAGGCCAAAAGGTCCAACTCCAATAAAACCATGGATCCCAGCTGCTTAAAATGGACCCCTCCCAAGGGCACTTAA
- the KAT7 gene encoding histone acetyltransferase KAT7 isoform 1 (isoform 1 is encoded by transcript variant 1), with translation MPRRKRNAGSSSDGTEDSDFSTDLEHTDSSESDGTSRRSARVTRSSARLSQSSQDSSPVRNLQSFGTEEPAYSTRRVTRSQQQPTPVTPKKYPLRQTRSSGSETEQVVDFSDRETKNTADHDESPPRTPTGNAPSSESDIDISSPNVSHDESIAKDMSLKDSGSDLSHRPKRRRFHESYNFNMKCPTPGCNSLGHLTGKHERHFSISGCPLYHNLSADECKVRAQSRDKQIEERMLSHRQDDNNRHATRHQAPTERQLRYKEKVAELRKKRNSGLSKEQKEKYMEHRQTYGNTREPLLENLTSEYDLDLFRRAQARASEDLEKLRLQGQITEGSNMIKTIAFGRYELDTWYHSPYPEEYARLGRLYMCEFCLKYMKSQTILRRHMAKCVWKHPPGDEIYRKGSISVFEVDGKKNKIYCQNLCLLAKLFLDHKTLYYDVEPFLFYVMTEADNTGCHLIGYFSKEKNSFLNYNVSCILTMPQYMRQGYGKMLIDFSYLLSKVEEKVGSPERPLSDLGLISYRSYWKEVLLRYLHNFQGKEISIKEISQETAVNPVDIVSTLQALQMLKYWKGKHLVLKRQDLIDEWIAKEAKRSNSNKTMDPSCLKWTPPKGT, from the exons ATGCCGCGAAGGAAG AGGAATGCAGGCAGTAGTTCAGATGGAACCGAAGATTCCGATTTTTCTACAGATCTCGAGCACACAGACAGTTCAGAAAGTGATGGCACATCCCGACGATCTGCTCGAGTCACCCGCTCCTCAGCCAGGCTAAGCCAGAGTTCTCAAG ATTCCAGTCCTGTTCGAAATCTGCAGTCTTTTGGCACTGAGGAGCCTGCTTACTCTACCAGAAGAGTGACCCGTAGTCAGCAGCAGCCTACCCCAGTGACACCGAAAAAATACCCTCTTCGGCAGACTCGTTCATCTGGTTCAGAAACTGAGCAAGTGGTTGATTTTTCAGATAGAG aaactaaaaatacagctgATCATGATGAGTCACCGCCTCGAACTCCAACTGGAAATGCGCCTTCTTCTGAGTCTGACATAGACATCTCCAGCCCCAATGTATCTCACGATGAGAGCATTGCCAAGGACATGTCCCTGAAGGACTCAGGCAGTGATCTCTCTCATCGCCCCAAGCGCCGTCGCTTCCATGAAAGCTACAACTTCAATATGAAGTGTCCTACACCAGGCTGTAACTCTCTAG GACACCTTACAGGAAAACATGAGAGACATTTCTCCATCTCAGGATGCCCACTGTATCATAACCTCTCAGCTGACGAATGCAAG GTGAGAGCACAGAGCCGGGATAAGCAGATAGAAGAAAGGATGCTGTCTCACAGGCAAGATGACAACAACAGGCATGCAACCAGGCACCAG gCACCAACGGAGAGACAGCTTCGATATAAGGAAAAAGTGGCTGAactcaggaagaaaagaaattctggactgagcaaagaacagaaagagaaatatatg GAACACAGACAGACCTATGGGAACACACGGGAACCTCTTTTAGAAAACCTGACAAGCGAGTATGACTTGGATCTTTTCCGAAGAGCACAAGCCCGGGCTTCAGAGGATTTG GAGAAGTTAAGGCTGCAAGGCCAAATCACAGAGGGAAGCAACATGATTAAAACAATTGCTTTTGGCCGCTATGAGCTTGATACCTGGTATCATTCTCCATATCCTGAAGAATATGCACGGCTGGGACGTCTCTATATGTGTGaattctgtttaaaatatatgaagagcCAAACGATACTCCGCCGGCACATG GCCAAATGTGTGTGGAAACACCCACCTGGTGATGAGATATATCGCAAAGGTTCAATCTCTGTGTTTGAAGTGGATGGCAAGAAAAACAAG ATCTACTGCCAAAACCTGTGCCTGTTGGCCAAACTTTTTCTGGACCACAAGACATTATATTATGATGTGGAGCCCTTCCTGTTCTATGTTATGACAGAGGCGGACAACACTGGCTGTCACCTGATTGGATATTTTTCTAAG GAAAAGAATTCATTCCTCAACTACAACGTCTCCTGTATCCTTACTATGCCTCAGTACATGAGACAGGGCTATGGCAAGATGCTTATTGATTTCA GTTATTTGCTTTCCAAAGTCGAAGAAAAAGTTGGCTCCCCAGAACGTCCACTCTCAGATCTGGGGCTTATAAGCTATCGCAGTTACTGGAAAGAAGTACTTCTCCGCTACCTGCATAATTTTCAAGGCAAAGAGATTTCTATCAAAG AAATCAGTCAGGAGACGGCTGTGAATCCTGTGGACATTGTCAGCACTCTGCAAGCCCTTCAGATGCTCAAATACTGGAAGGGAAAACACCTAGTTTTAAAGAGACAG GACCTGATTGATGAGTGGATAGCCAAAGAGGCCAAAAGGTCCAACTCCAATAAAACCATGGATCCCAGCTGCTTAAAATGGACCCCTCCCAAGGGCACTTAA
- the KAT7 gene encoding histone acetyltransferase KAT7 isoform 2 (isoform 2 is encoded by transcript variant 2), producing MPRRKRNAGSSSDGTEDSDFSTDLEHTDSSESDGTSRRSARVTRSSARLSQSSQDSSPVRNLQSFGTEEPAYSTRRVTRSQQQPTPVTPKKYPLRQTRSSGSETEQVVDFSDRETKNTADHDESPPRTPTGNAPSSESDIDISSPNVSHDESIAKDMSLKDSGSDLSHRPKRRRFHESYNFNMKCPTPGCNSLGHLTGKHERHFSISGCPLYHNLSADECKAPTERQLRYKEKVAELRKKRNSGLSKEQKEKYMEHRQTYGNTREPLLENLTSEYDLDLFRRAQARASEDLEKLRLQGQITEGSNMIKTIAFGRYELDTWYHSPYPEEYARLGRLYMCEFCLKYMKSQTILRRHMAKCVWKHPPGDEIYRKGSISVFEVDGKKNKIYCQNLCLLAKLFLDHKTLYYDVEPFLFYVMTEADNTGCHLIGYFSKEKNSFLNYNVSCILTMPQYMRQGYGKMLIDFSYLLSKVEEKVGSPERPLSDLGLISYRSYWKEVLLRYLHNFQGKEISIKEISQETAVNPVDIVSTLQALQMLKYWKGKHLVLKRQDLIDEWIAKEAKRSNSNKTMDPSCLKWTPPKGT from the exons ATGCCGCGAAGGAAG AGGAATGCAGGCAGTAGTTCAGATGGAACCGAAGATTCCGATTTTTCTACAGATCTCGAGCACACAGACAGTTCAGAAAGTGATGGCACATCCCGACGATCTGCTCGAGTCACCCGCTCCTCAGCCAGGCTAAGCCAGAGTTCTCAAG ATTCCAGTCCTGTTCGAAATCTGCAGTCTTTTGGCACTGAGGAGCCTGCTTACTCTACCAGAAGAGTGACCCGTAGTCAGCAGCAGCCTACCCCAGTGACACCGAAAAAATACCCTCTTCGGCAGACTCGTTCATCTGGTTCAGAAACTGAGCAAGTGGTTGATTTTTCAGATAGAG aaactaaaaatacagctgATCATGATGAGTCACCGCCTCGAACTCCAACTGGAAATGCGCCTTCTTCTGAGTCTGACATAGACATCTCCAGCCCCAATGTATCTCACGATGAGAGCATTGCCAAGGACATGTCCCTGAAGGACTCAGGCAGTGATCTCTCTCATCGCCCCAAGCGCCGTCGCTTCCATGAAAGCTACAACTTCAATATGAAGTGTCCTACACCAGGCTGTAACTCTCTAG GACACCTTACAGGAAAACATGAGAGACATTTCTCCATCTCAGGATGCCCACTGTATCATAACCTCTCAGCTGACGAATGCAAG gCACCAACGGAGAGACAGCTTCGATATAAGGAAAAAGTGGCTGAactcaggaagaaaagaaattctggactgagcaaagaacagaaagagaaatatatg GAACACAGACAGACCTATGGGAACACACGGGAACCTCTTTTAGAAAACCTGACAAGCGAGTATGACTTGGATCTTTTCCGAAGAGCACAAGCCCGGGCTTCAGAGGATTTG GAGAAGTTAAGGCTGCAAGGCCAAATCACAGAGGGAAGCAACATGATTAAAACAATTGCTTTTGGCCGCTATGAGCTTGATACCTGGTATCATTCTCCATATCCTGAAGAATATGCACGGCTGGGACGTCTCTATATGTGTGaattctgtttaaaatatatgaagagcCAAACGATACTCCGCCGGCACATG GCCAAATGTGTGTGGAAACACCCACCTGGTGATGAGATATATCGCAAAGGTTCAATCTCTGTGTTTGAAGTGGATGGCAAGAAAAACAAG ATCTACTGCCAAAACCTGTGCCTGTTGGCCAAACTTTTTCTGGACCACAAGACATTATATTATGATGTGGAGCCCTTCCTGTTCTATGTTATGACAGAGGCGGACAACACTGGCTGTCACCTGATTGGATATTTTTCTAAG GAAAAGAATTCATTCCTCAACTACAACGTCTCCTGTATCCTTACTATGCCTCAGTACATGAGACAGGGCTATGGCAAGATGCTTATTGATTTCA GTTATTTGCTTTCCAAAGTCGAAGAAAAAGTTGGCTCCCCAGAACGTCCACTCTCAGATCTGGGGCTTATAAGCTATCGCAGTTACTGGAAAGAAGTACTTCTCCGCTACCTGCATAATTTTCAAGGCAAAGAGATTTCTATCAAAG AAATCAGTCAGGAGACGGCTGTGAATCCTGTGGACATTGTCAGCACTCTGCAAGCCCTTCAGATGCTCAAATACTGGAAGGGAAAACACCTAGTTTTAAAGAGACAG GACCTGATTGATGAGTGGATAGCCAAAGAGGCCAAAAGGTCCAACTCCAATAAAACCATGGATCCCAGCTGCTTAAAATGGACCCCTCCCAAGGGCACTTAA
- the KAT7 gene encoding histone acetyltransferase KAT7 isoform 5 (isoform 5 is encoded by transcript variant 5), which yields MPRRKRNAGSSSDGTEDSDFSTDLEHTDSSESDGTSRRSARVTRSSARLSQSSQGHLTGKHERHFSISGCPLYHNLSADECKAPTERQLRYKEKVAELRKKRNSGLSKEQKEKYMEHRQTYGNTREPLLENLTSEYDLDLFRRAQARASEDLEKLRLQGQITEGSNMIKTIAFGRYELDTWYHSPYPEEYARLGRLYMCEFCLKYMKSQTILRRHMAKCVWKHPPGDEIYRKGSISVFEVDGKKNKIYCQNLCLLAKLFLDHKTLYYDVEPFLFYVMTEADNTGCHLIGYFSKEKNSFLNYNVSCILTMPQYMRQGYGKMLIDFSYLLSKVEEKVGSPERPLSDLGLISYRSYWKEVLLRYLHNFQGKEISIKEISQETAVNPVDIVSTLQALQMLKYWKGKHLVLKRQDLIDEWIAKEAKRSNSNKTMDPSCLKWTPPKGT from the exons ATGCCGCGAAGGAAG AGGAATGCAGGCAGTAGTTCAGATGGAACCGAAGATTCCGATTTTTCTACAGATCTCGAGCACACAGACAGTTCAGAAAGTGATGGCACATCCCGACGATCTGCTCGAGTCACCCGCTCCTCAGCCAGGCTAAGCCAGAGTTCTCAAG GACACCTTACAGGAAAACATGAGAGACATTTCTCCATCTCAGGATGCCCACTGTATCATAACCTCTCAGCTGACGAATGCAAG gCACCAACGGAGAGACAGCTTCGATATAAGGAAAAAGTGGCTGAactcaggaagaaaagaaattctggactgagcaaagaacagaaagagaaatatatg GAACACAGACAGACCTATGGGAACACACGGGAACCTCTTTTAGAAAACCTGACAAGCGAGTATGACTTGGATCTTTTCCGAAGAGCACAAGCCCGGGCTTCAGAGGATTTG GAGAAGTTAAGGCTGCAAGGCCAAATCACAGAGGGAAGCAACATGATTAAAACAATTGCTTTTGGCCGCTATGAGCTTGATACCTGGTATCATTCTCCATATCCTGAAGAATATGCACGGCTGGGACGTCTCTATATGTGTGaattctgtttaaaatatatgaagagcCAAACGATACTCCGCCGGCACATG GCCAAATGTGTGTGGAAACACCCACCTGGTGATGAGATATATCGCAAAGGTTCAATCTCTGTGTTTGAAGTGGATGGCAAGAAAAACAAG ATCTACTGCCAAAACCTGTGCCTGTTGGCCAAACTTTTTCTGGACCACAAGACATTATATTATGATGTGGAGCCCTTCCTGTTCTATGTTATGACAGAGGCGGACAACACTGGCTGTCACCTGATTGGATATTTTTCTAAG GAAAAGAATTCATTCCTCAACTACAACGTCTCCTGTATCCTTACTATGCCTCAGTACATGAGACAGGGCTATGGCAAGATGCTTATTGATTTCA GTTATTTGCTTTCCAAAGTCGAAGAAAAAGTTGGCTCCCCAGAACGTCCACTCTCAGATCTGGGGCTTATAAGCTATCGCAGTTACTGGAAAGAAGTACTTCTCCGCTACCTGCATAATTTTCAAGGCAAAGAGATTTCTATCAAAG AAATCAGTCAGGAGACGGCTGTGAATCCTGTGGACATTGTCAGCACTCTGCAAGCCCTTCAGATGCTCAAATACTGGAAGGGAAAACACCTAGTTTTAAAGAGACAG GACCTGATTGATGAGTGGATAGCCAAAGAGGCCAAAAGGTCCAACTCCAATAAAACCATGGATCCCAGCTGCTTAAAATGGACCCCTCCCAAGGGCACTTAA